ATGAGAGTGAAAGTCTTTCCTTTGAGGATCCCAGGGAATTCATGACTTCTCCTGTTCCGCCCCCTTATATAGAGCTACCACCAACATATGAAGAGGTTATGGAAGAAGATAGAAGAAATAGAGAAAATAATAATCCGCATATATAAAATTTGAGGTTATACCATGGCATGCTATCTAACTTTTGGGAAACAAGATCTCAATGATTTCTCAAGCACGACAAAAGCAATGTGCATAGCTTTTGATCTTATTACTTTCCCTGTAATCTCTGTAGTTATCAGCGTTTTATCTTGGGCTATTTTATTGATCAAAATAGTAGCAAAGACATTAAAATTTCTCATGCTAAGCCTGTGTTTCCGTGACCAAGAAACGTCTTTCAGTGAAGTTTTTGGGGAAATAAAAACAGAAATGCTTTCTGAGCACTTGGTTCTTATTCCTTTCCTGGGCGCGATTGTTCACGGACTAATACTGACATATAAAGTGAATCAAAGTGGCTACGCTGCTCTTGGAACCATAGATTCTATTGTCAGTTTTATGGAGGGCTCACCTCTCTATCTAGAGCATGTAGCTCGATGGTAAAGATCTTTAAAAATAAGAAACTCTAAAGAGTGATAGCGAAATAATAGTCGTGAGTTAAAACTATAAATAATCTATAATTTCGCGTTAATTTATTTAATATATCCAAGAAAGCACGCCTATGTCAGTTAGTTCTTTAAATAATAAAGTGGAGTCAGCGAACACCGAAGCCCGTTGTGCGATTTTAAGTTTTACGGAACAAGGGAAATTCAATTTCACCAGTTTGGATTCTGGGTCCCATGTTTACAATTTCTTAACACAACACCAGGACGCGACTTCAACATCGATAAATAGGGTAGCTTTATCAGGAGTCCCTCTCTTTCCCGGTGTTGATTCAGATGCCGAGTCCGCCTTTGCCATCATGACAACTGCGGACGCTGTACTCCATTGTATAGAACATATACTCTGGATCCGCTTCTTATGTGACTTATGTCGAGGAAGTGATAGTAGAGGAGGCAGTGCAGATTCTATTTTTGCATCCTTTATTTTGGGTATCTTAGCCACTTTAGTCTTAGGAATTTTTGGTGCTTCTATAGGATCGACCATTTTAAGCTCCATGAAAATTCATCATGCTTCTCAGGAAATTTTTAAACTGAGACAAACTAATCAAGAGATCTCTTTAGATTTATCTGTATTCCAAGCGAACACTCCAGAAAAAGCTAAAACAAAAGCCGTGGCTATTGTCACCTTAGAAGCAAATAAAGAGCTAGTTTCTGCTTACAAAAACTATAGGGCTGCTAAAATTGGTTACTTGATGTGTGCGATTATTTGTTCCATTGCATTATTTGCCTTAGCCGTAGGAGTTATACTAGGCATTTTCTTCGCAGGCCCCTTAGCAACAGCGGCGCTCTCTGCAGCGATTATCGGTTGTTGTGCTTCTGGAGGGAGTTTATTGTTTATAAGCTTTGTAGGTTTTATCATCTCTTCTATGTGTATGGCTAAAAAGCAAAAAGAGGCGGTTGTACATTTAAATAAAGCAACACTATACACTATGGTAGCAAATCAAATATCTTCGCATCCTGAAGACTACCTTCGTAACGCCTTTAGTCAGACTGTAGCACAACAATGTCTTGGGAATCAGCGAAAAGAAAATATGCTGAGCCACTCA
Above is a genomic segment from Chlamydia abortus containing:
- the garD gene encoding inclusion membrane protein GarD, which codes for MSVSSLNNKVESANTEARCAILSFTEQGKFNFTSLDSGSHVYNFLTQHQDATSTSINRVALSGVPLFPGVDSDAESAFAIMTTADAVLHCIEHILWIRFLCDLCRGSDSRGGSADSIFASFILGILATLVLGIFGASIGSTILSSMKIHHASQEIFKLRQTNQEISLDLSVFQANTPEKAKTKAVAIVTLEANKELVSAYKNYRAAKIGYLMCAIICSIALFALAVGVILGIFFAGPLATAALSAAIIGCCASGGSLLFISFVGFIISSMCMAKKQKEAVVHLNKATLYTMVANQISSHPEDYLRNAFSQTVAQQCLGNQRKENMLSHSEVAYLQQLGQNAGQPPEAFPNNTPSAPPPYFSYAENSPPSYEESMRSAQ